The following are from one region of the Synechococcus sp. CBW1108 genome:
- a CDS encoding iron uptake porin — MTLSKKLLLALAGTGLVAPMAASANELASLGGNAAINEYMQQQDVDRFRAWESKNQVTSVTQFYDVQPTDWAYQALSNLVEKYGCVAGYPNGTYKGGNAMTRFEAAALLNACLDRVTEVTDELQRLMDEFKTELATLRGRVDGLEKKVGKLEAQQFSTTTKLKGEVSMIIAGSPDYDGNGSNKTTFNYDARLSFDTSFTGKDLLRTRLRSGNFNDDPFGSSGNVFKLDKAEGTDGGVIIDRLFYSFPVGNEVKLTVGALTRNTEMLSFIPTAYKSGILDFFNLAGATGTYNKATGAGAGFTWKQKVKKGNPFLTFDVNWVAQDAADAFYADSQVGAFSSDSAQNILAQLGVKGQNWGAAVAYRYGSENARLRDPNSSSSSFFRTLQAGQDSNSVSLAGYWQPMDAKWIPSLSGGFSYTIYSEGDVAAKSPSADIWSWMVGLQWKDVFAKGNSAGFAVGSPLYVTSSSTGAQENAPGYMYELFYKFRVSDNISVTPSVFWISKNYNDGNNGEGTYGGVIQTTFKF, encoded by the coding sequence ATGACCCTTTCCAAAAAGCTGCTGCTGGCTTTAGCTGGCACCGGCCTGGTGGCCCCTATGGCCGCTTCCGCAAATGAATTGGCTTCGTTGGGCGGCAATGCTGCCATCAACGAGTATATGCAACAGCAAGATGTTGATCGTTTCCGTGCCTGGGAATCCAAAAACCAGGTCACCAGCGTCACCCAGTTTTATGATGTGCAGCCCACCGACTGGGCTTACCAGGCGCTGAGCAACCTGGTGGAGAAGTACGGCTGCGTGGCCGGCTATCCCAATGGCACCTATAAAGGCGGCAACGCCATGACCCGCTTCGAAGCGGCGGCCCTGCTGAATGCCTGCCTGGATCGCGTTACCGAGGTGACCGACGAGCTGCAGCGCCTGATGGATGAGTTCAAGACTGAGCTGGCCACCCTGCGCGGCCGCGTTGATGGCCTCGAGAAGAAGGTGGGCAAGCTGGAAGCCCAGCAGTTCTCCACCACCACCAAGCTCAAGGGTGAGGTGAGCATGATCATCGCTGGATCACCTGATTACGACGGTAATGGTTCGAACAAAACCACCTTCAATTACGATGCGCGTCTGAGCTTCGATACCAGCTTTACCGGCAAAGACCTGCTGCGTACCCGCCTGCGCAGTGGCAACTTTAACGACGATCCCTTCGGCAGCAGCGGCAATGTGTTCAAACTGGATAAAGCGGAAGGTACAGATGGCGGTGTGATCATCGATCGCCTCTTCTATTCCTTCCCAGTGGGTAATGAGGTGAAGCTTACGGTGGGCGCCCTGACCCGCAACACCGAAATGCTGTCGTTCATCCCCACGGCGTACAAATCCGGAATTCTCGACTTCTTTAACCTGGCCGGTGCCACCGGCACCTATAACAAGGCCACCGGTGCCGGCGCAGGCTTCACTTGGAAGCAAAAGGTGAAAAAGGGTAATCCCTTCCTCACCTTTGATGTGAACTGGGTTGCACAAGACGCCGCTGACGCTTTCTACGCTGATTCTCAGGTTGGAGCATTCAGCTCTGACAGCGCCCAGAACATCCTGGCCCAGCTGGGTGTGAAGGGTCAGAACTGGGGTGCTGCTGTGGCTTACCGATACGGATCGGAGAACGCCCGCCTGAGAGATCCCAACAGCTCTTCCAGCAGCTTCTTCCGCACCCTTCAAGCTGGTCAAGACAGCAACAGCGTGTCGCTGGCTGGCTACTGGCAACCCATGGATGCCAAGTGGATTCCCTCCCTCTCCGGTGGTTTCAGCTACACTATTTATAGTGAGGGGGACGTCGCCGCCAAAAGCCCCTCCGCCGACATCTGGTCGTGGATGGTGGGCCTGCAATGGAAGGATGTGTTCGCCAAGGGTAATAGTGCTGGCTTCGCTGTTGGCTCACCCCTTTACGTGACATCCAGTTCGACTGGTGCTCAGGAGAACGCCCCTGGTTATATGTATGAATTGTTTTACAAGTTCCGTGTTTCCGATAACATCTCGGTTACTCCTTCTGTATTTTGGATCTCTAAGAACTACAACGATGGAAATAATGGTGAAGGCACCTATGGCGGCGTAATCCAAACCACCTTCAAGTTCTGA
- the otsB gene encoding trehalose-phosphatase, whose protein sequence is MPEHRPVPLPRQSLSEAIGRAAAVLLYLDYDGTLVPIRSDPSQCHLPDSLAGVLQRLAERQAAPVFDLAVISGRSLGDLRRQLGAVAPHLSLAGNHGLEIASGGQIWRHPEAEARRPELDAVAELLGEQLSRWPLAWLEHKGLSLSLHSRALAPDQRQALAEQLLPVLDQIQADGLFRLRRGRMVLEIRPAIDHTKAHAVQLLERSAVARGLWEPLRFYCGDDSTDEDVFTNWPGVIGVRVGPGWQGSSAPYRLSGPAGVAQWLRLLERS, encoded by the coding sequence GTGCCAGAACACCGGCCCGTACCCCTGCCACGCCAATCCCTGAGCGAGGCCATTGGCAGGGCCGCTGCCGTGCTGCTCTATCTGGATTACGACGGCACCCTGGTGCCGATCCGCAGCGATCCGAGCCAATGCCACCTGCCGGATTCCCTGGCAGGGGTGCTGCAGCGACTGGCGGAGCGGCAGGCTGCCCCGGTTTTTGATCTGGCGGTGATCAGCGGCCGCAGCCTCGGTGATCTCCGGCGCCAATTGGGGGCGGTGGCCCCCCACCTCAGCCTGGCCGGCAACCATGGCCTGGAGATCGCCAGTGGCGGCCAGATCTGGCGCCATCCCGAGGCCGAAGCCCGCCGGCCCGAGCTCGATGCCGTGGCCGAGCTACTGGGCGAGCAACTCTCCCGGTGGCCCCTGGCCTGGCTGGAGCACAAGGGCCTCAGCCTCAGCCTGCACAGCCGTGCCCTCGCTCCAGATCAGCGCCAGGCGCTGGCCGAGCAGCTGCTGCCTGTGTTGGACCAGATTCAGGCCGATGGCCTGTTCAGGTTGCGGCGCGGCCGCATGGTGCTGGAGATCCGTCCGGCCATCGATCACACCAAGGCCCATGCGGTGCAGTTACTGGAGCGTTCGGCGGTGGCCCGCGGCCTGTGGGAGCCGCTGCGCTTCTACTGCGGGGATGACAGCACCGATGAGGACGTGTTCACCAACTGGCCCGGCGTGATCGGAGTGCGGGTGGGGCCCGGCTGGCAGGGGAGCAGCGCGCCCTACCGCCTCAGTGGCCCTGCCGGTGTGGCCCAATGGCTGAGGCTCCTGGAGCGAAGCTAG
- a CDS encoding alpha-amylase family glycosyl hydrolase, translating into MAELNGGGHWHLDAVFYQVYVRGFKDSSRDGNGDLRGLIEKLDYIESLGVSCLWLMPIFPSPLRDDGYDVSDFLEIDPSIGSLADFQQLTEAAHQRDLRVITDLVISHTSDQHHWFQKARQGPDSPFFSYYVWSESDDRYPEARVIFSDTEHSNWATSRCGFCWSLPEPCQNTGPYPCHANP; encoded by the coding sequence ATGGCTGAGCTCAATGGTGGCGGCCACTGGCATCTAGATGCCGTTTTCTATCAGGTGTATGTGCGCGGTTTCAAGGACAGCAGCCGGGATGGCAACGGTGACCTGCGCGGCCTGATCGAGAAACTGGATTATATCGAAAGCCTGGGGGTGAGCTGTTTGTGGTTGATGCCAATTTTCCCCTCGCCCCTGCGCGATGACGGCTATGACGTTTCAGATTTTTTGGAGATTGATCCTTCGATTGGCAGCTTGGCCGATTTTCAGCAGCTCACCGAAGCGGCCCACCAGCGTGATCTGCGGGTGATCACGGATCTGGTTATCAGCCATACCTCCGATCAGCACCACTGGTTTCAAAAGGCTAGGCAGGGGCCCGATTCCCCCTTTTTCTCCTACTACGTTTGGAGTGAAAGCGATGATCGCTACCCGGAAGCCCGGGTGATCTTCAGCGATACGGAACACTCAAATTGGGCCACGAGTCGCTGTGGTTTCTGTTGGAGCCTGCCTGAGCCGTGCCAGAACACCGGCCCGTACCCCTGCCACGCCAATCCCTGA
- a CDS encoding trehalose-6-phosphate synthase, which yields MATGALCSEQCELTDLIALQRLGRFCLVSSLHDGMNLVAKEFVAARIDGDGVLILSRFAGSALELGGALQVNPFSEEELATAMAIALAMPQPERQRRMALMRSQVAEHNVYRWGGKILSDSIALVPLAAHG from the coding sequence TTGGCAACCGGTGCTCTCTGCAGCGAGCAGTGTGAGCTCACTGATCTGATCGCCCTGCAGCGTCTGGGCCGCTTCTGCCTGGTGAGCTCCCTGCACGACGGCATGAACCTGGTGGCCAAGGAGTTCGTGGCTGCCCGCATTGATGGCGATGGGGTGCTGATCCTGAGCCGCTTTGCTGGGAGCGCGCTGGAGCTGGGGGGAGCCCTCCAGGTGAATCCCTTCAGCGAAGAGGAGCTGGCGACGGCCATGGCCATAGCCCTGGCCATGCCGCAGCCGGAACGCCAGCGGCGCATGGCCCTGATGCGCAGCCAGGTGGCGGAGCACAACGTCTACCGCTGGGGCGGCAAGATCCTCTCCGACAGCATCGCTCTGGTGCCCCTGGCGGCCCATGGCTGA
- a CDS encoding trehalose-6-phosphate synthase, translated as MTRDTERPASGMVTALEPLAEASGGTWIAHGSGTADRRCVDAGDGVAVPPDQPRYRLRRIWSSDAECDGYYNNLANRGLWPLCHVAFVPPLWDPEHWHTYRLVNQRFAEAVLQEAGDGPALVFLQDFHLALVAPILRRANPLLTLVQFWHVPWPNPELLRTFPYADELVEGLLGNDLLGFQIPAHAANFQQAATQVGCNGHPTRVATYTISIDYDHWNRLAACPAVEAAMERWRQRLGAIQPDLLGVGMDRLDYTKGLPQRLRAVDQLLLQRADLRGRFRFMQQLANSRGHIGEYGALHAELEALAEEINRRWGDGHWQPVLSAASSVSSLI; from the coding sequence TTGACGCGGGACACGGAGCGGCCCGCCAGCGGCATGGTTACAGCCCTGGAGCCTTTGGCGGAGGCAAGTGGGGGCACCTGGATCGCCCATGGCAGTGGCACGGCCGATCGCCGCTGCGTCGATGCCGGCGACGGGGTGGCGGTACCTCCCGACCAGCCCCGTTATCGGCTGCGGCGTATCTGGTCGAGCGATGCCGAGTGCGATGGGTACTACAACAATCTGGCCAACCGCGGCCTCTGGCCCCTCTGCCATGTGGCCTTCGTGCCGCCCTTGTGGGATCCGGAGCACTGGCACACCTATCGGCTGGTGAATCAGCGCTTCGCTGAGGCCGTGCTGCAGGAGGCCGGTGATGGTCCTGCCCTGGTATTCCTGCAGGACTTCCACCTGGCCCTGGTAGCGCCAATTCTGCGCCGGGCCAACCCGCTGCTGACCCTGGTGCAGTTTTGGCATGTGCCCTGGCCGAATCCGGAGCTACTGCGCACTTTCCCCTACGCCGATGAGCTGGTGGAAGGCCTTTTGGGCAACGATCTGCTGGGCTTTCAGATTCCAGCCCACGCCGCCAATTTCCAACAGGCAGCCACCCAGGTGGGCTGCAACGGCCATCCCACCCGGGTGGCCACCTATACGATCAGCATCGACTACGACCACTGGAACCGGTTGGCCGCCTGCCCGGCGGTGGAAGCGGCGATGGAGCGCTGGCGGCAGCGGCTTGGGGCGATCCAGCCGGATCTGCTGGGGGTGGGCATGGATCGGCTCGACTACACCAAGGGCCTGCCCCAGCGCCTGCGGGCGGTGGACCAGTTGCTGCTGCAGCGGGCGGATCTGCGCGGTCGCTTTCGCTTTATGCAGCAGCTGGCCAATTCCCGCGGCCATATCGGCGAATACGGCGCCTTGCATGCCGAATTGGAGGCCCTTGCCGAGGAGATCAATCGCCGCTGGGGGGATGGTCATTGGCAACCGGTGCTCTCTGCAGCGAGCAGTGTGAGCTCACTGATCTGA
- the istB gene encoding IS21-like element helper ATPase IstB, whose translation MAWIRCHWQSIASQAEGEGWSPSQFLYALCEQEMEQRQQARQHRLLRAAQLPWSKALADYDHGGRIEAHRWQELEALSRQSEWLQRGENVLLFGPSGVGKTHLAVGIALAQIGLDQACRFYPATSLVQELQKARAEYNLPAALERLDRYPLLLIDDIGYVRRDEQESSVLFELICHRYERRSLLITANQPFTAWDEIFPSSSMTVAAVDRLVHHCHIVEISGDSHRRAQASRRSGSK comes from the coding sequence TTGGCATGGATCCGCTGCCACTGGCAGAGCATCGCCTCGCAGGCTGAGGGCGAGGGCTGGAGCCCCAGTCAGTTTCTCTATGCCCTGTGCGAGCAGGAAATGGAGCAACGCCAGCAGGCCCGCCAGCACCGGCTGCTGCGCGCGGCCCAGCTGCCCTGGAGCAAAGCGCTGGCGGACTACGACCATGGCGGCCGGATCGAGGCGCACCGATGGCAGGAACTGGAGGCCTTGAGCCGCCAGAGCGAGTGGCTGCAGCGGGGCGAGAACGTGCTGCTGTTCGGCCCCAGCGGTGTGGGCAAGACGCACCTGGCGGTCGGCATCGCCTTGGCGCAGATCGGCCTGGATCAGGCCTGCCGCTTCTATCCCGCCACGAGCCTGGTGCAGGAGCTGCAGAAGGCCCGCGCCGAATACAACCTGCCGGCAGCGCTGGAGCGGCTGGATCGCTACCCGCTGCTGCTGATCGATGACATTGGCTATGTGCGGCGGGATGAACAGGAGAGCAGCGTGCTGTTTGAGCTGATCTGCCACCGCTACGAGCGCCGATCGCTGCTGATCACCGCCAATCAGCCGTTCACCGCCTGGGATGAGATCTTCCCCAGCAGCTCAATGACCGTGGCGGCGGTGGACCGGCTGGTGCACCACTGCCACATCGTCGAGATCAGCGGCGACAGCCACCGCCGCGCCCAAGCAAGCCGGCGCAGCGGCAGCAAATAG
- the istA gene encoding IS21 family transposase, whose product MLETLVPMRRDQVMPAPLTSHQRNLFMTKRRGGSSQEAAAAAAGISVRSARRIECNQLQPRANQPRGRTRPDPLVGVWEEELVPLLQRSPALTPITLLEHLQQQKPDVDWIPLQRTLQRRVREWKALHGPAPEVIFPLSYEPGEIAFCDFTQLKGVEVTIAGQVFPHLLFHYRLAWSGWSYAQVVQGGESFAALSEGLQNALAACGGVPGELRTDRLSAACRNRNGSFSSDITRRYHALCSHYSLAYSRNNLGVAHENGRVESPHGHLKRRIEQALLLRGSSDFESLAEYQAFLAAVIDQYNRPRLIRLEQEQAALRPLPRFRFADYDIEQLTVRRTSTIEVRRVVYSVPPRLIDQRLTVRIFHDRLQLLLGRQIACELERRHGGVERHGRAWSIDLEHLIDALRRKPRALLHCSYQRELFPDERWWQLWQQLRNGGDRDAAARLMVEALYVGCRLAGYEPVLGWLEKAHQRQGLSLAALQQRFRLPPHRPHPPQRIPQHSLQSYDDLLALHPAAPGGGSRPADPAATAAVGMDPLPLAEHRLAG is encoded by the coding sequence GTGCTGGAGACCCTGGTGCCGATGCGCAGGGACCAGGTGATGCCGGCACCACTGACAAGCCACCAACGCAATCTGTTCATGACGAAACGACGAGGCGGCAGCAGCCAGGAGGCTGCTGCCGCGGCGGCGGGCATCTCAGTGCGCAGTGCTCGCCGGATTGAATGCAATCAGCTGCAGCCGCGGGCGAACCAGCCCCGTGGCCGCACCCGCCCCGATCCGCTGGTAGGGGTATGGGAGGAGGAGCTGGTGCCGTTGCTGCAGCGCTCACCCGCGCTGACGCCGATCACGCTCCTGGAGCATCTGCAGCAGCAGAAACCTGATGTGGACTGGATTCCGCTACAGCGCACCCTGCAGCGCCGGGTGCGGGAGTGGAAGGCACTGCACGGCCCGGCGCCGGAGGTGATCTTCCCTTTGAGCTATGAGCCTGGCGAAATTGCCTTCTGTGACTTCACCCAGCTCAAGGGGGTGGAGGTGACGATCGCCGGCCAGGTGTTCCCCCATCTGCTGTTCCACTACCGCCTGGCCTGGAGCGGCTGGAGCTATGCGCAGGTGGTCCAGGGCGGCGAGAGTTTTGCAGCCCTCTCCGAGGGTCTGCAGAACGCTCTGGCTGCCTGCGGCGGGGTGCCAGGTGAACTGCGCACCGACCGGTTATCAGCAGCGTGCCGTAACCGCAACGGCAGTTTCAGCTCCGACATCACCCGCCGTTATCACGCCCTCTGCAGCCACTACAGCCTGGCCTACAGCCGCAACAACCTGGGGGTGGCGCATGAGAACGGCCGTGTGGAGAGTCCCCATGGCCATCTCAAGCGGCGGATCGAGCAGGCGTTGCTGCTGCGCGGCAGCAGTGATTTCGAGTCGCTGGCTGAATACCAGGCTTTTCTGGCCGCGGTGATTGACCAGTACAACAGGCCGCGCCTGATCCGGCTGGAGCAGGAGCAGGCGGCGCTGCGGCCACTACCGCGGTTTCGTTTTGCCGACTACGACATTGAACAGCTCACGGTGCGGCGCACCAGCACGATCGAGGTACGCAGAGTCGTGTATTCGGTGCCGCCGCGGCTGATCGACCAGCGGCTGACGGTGCGGATCTTCCACGACCGGCTGCAGCTGCTTCTGGGCCGGCAGATCGCCTGCGAACTGGAGCGGCGCCACGGCGGTGTCGAGCGTCATGGGCGGGCGTGGAGCATCGATCTGGAGCACCTGATCGATGCGCTCAGGCGAAAACCCCGGGCATTGCTGCACTGCAGTTACCAGCGGGAGCTGTTCCCCGATGAGCGCTGGTGGCAGCTGTGGCAGCAGCTGCGCAATGGCGGTGACCGTGACGCCGCCGCCCGATTGATGGTCGAGGCGCTGTATGTGGGCTGCCGCCTGGCGGGCTACGAGCCAGTGCTGGGTTGGCTCGAGAAGGCCCATCAACGGCAAGGGCTGTCGCTGGCGGCGCTGCAGCAACGCTTCCGGCTGCCGCCCCATCGCCCCCACCCACCGCAACGCATTCCCCAACACAGCCTGCAGAGCTATGACGACCTCCTTGCCCTCCATCCCGCGGCCCCAGGCGGCGGAAGCCGCCCTGCCGATCCTGCTGCGACAGCTGCGGTTGGCATGGATCCGCTGCCACTGGCAGAGCATCGCCTCGCAGGCTGA
- a CDS encoding CHAD domain-containing protein: MAQLRDVSNGAYALDLLQKQVGKLVQLQAPVAAGEGTEPLHQMRVAMRRLSTTLVQFEPALQVPAALNNQRLAKWVRRLGMARDLDVLRERLEDGLLPQLPEAEVQTLRPVLKQLRRERRLAYDHVVEVLKSPSYLEGLAQLQRWFKQPEFTALGQQPIAAWIADWQLPCLAGLFLHPGWQVGSLAQDPDCLHELRRQLKQVRYRLENLAPLQGPSSAPWIGCFKRGQELLGECNDLLVLQRAINDQLQSELALKLPQLAWLLEVSQSHCWERWSELTQELLPAQQRRRLRRDLLWGGAASSKLDRLRLGLGRLAGPWG, from the coding sequence ATGGCGCAGCTTCGCGATGTAAGCAATGGCGCCTATGCCCTCGACCTCCTGCAGAAGCAGGTAGGCAAGCTGGTGCAGCTGCAGGCGCCGGTTGCGGCGGGGGAGGGAACCGAGCCCCTGCATCAGATGCGGGTGGCGATGCGCCGGCTCAGCACCACCCTGGTTCAGTTTGAGCCCGCCCTGCAGGTTCCTGCCGCGCTCAACAACCAACGCCTGGCCAAATGGGTGCGCAGGCTGGGGATGGCCAGGGATCTAGATGTGTTGCGGGAGCGGCTGGAAGATGGCTTGCTGCCCCAGCTTCCGGAGGCTGAGGTGCAAACCCTGCGCCCCGTGCTCAAGCAGTTGCGACGCGAGCGCCGCCTGGCCTACGACCATGTGGTGGAGGTGCTCAAGAGCCCCAGTTATCTAGAGGGTTTGGCCCAGCTGCAGCGCTGGTTCAAGCAGCCCGAATTCACGGCCCTGGGCCAGCAGCCGATTGCAGCCTGGATCGCCGATTGGCAGCTGCCATGCCTGGCGGGGCTCTTTCTCCATCCCGGCTGGCAGGTGGGGTCTTTGGCTCAAGATCCAGACTGCTTGCACGAACTGCGCCGCCAGCTCAAGCAGGTGCGCTACCGGCTCGAGAACCTGGCTCCCCTCCAGGGCCCCAGCAGCGCCCCATGGATCGGCTGCTTCAAGCGCGGCCAGGAGCTGTTGGGCGAATGCAACGACCTGCTGGTGCTCCAGCGCGCCATCAACGACCAGCTCCAGAGCGAATTGGCGCTGAAACTGCCCCAGTTGGCCTGGCTGCTGGAGGTGAGCCAGAGCCACTGCTGGGAGCGCTGGAGCGAATTAACACAGGAGCTGCTGCCCGCTCAGCAGCGCCGGCGGCTGCGGCGTGATCTGCTTTGGGGCGGGGCCGCCAGCAGCAAATTGGACAGGCTGAGGCTGGGTTTGGGCCGACTTGCCGGCCCTTGGGGCTGA
- a CDS encoding PstS family phosphate ABC transporter substrate-binding protein: MAKVMRPILTFFAPLLLSQLFSQLPSRAQAVPEPLRIGGSSTVFPVVQTAIKAYQKGGANRQVRFELKETGTSAGFRQFCSGQLVFANASRPISAKELKACAAKGVTFLELPIGFDAITVVVNPKNSWASRISTKELGRLWNRQATGKVTRWNQVNLDWPDRPISLCGPGKDSGTFDYFNKAINGDEANSRTDYFASENDNDLVACVAKNPDALGYFGFAYYQANAKRLKPLAVLGKKGLATPSAQSVQNETYVPLSRPLFIYINDKALRQRPELRKFVTYTIANGLKLVKQAGYIPMPSSTYRLVESKLYRHVLGTAFGGDLPVGLTTGQALQRSLESIKKPEFR, encoded by the coding sequence ATGGCCAAGGTCATGCGCCCCATCCTTACTTTTTTCGCCCCGCTGCTGCTTTCCCAGCTGTTTTCTCAGCTGCCCTCGCGGGCGCAGGCGGTGCCGGAGCCGTTGCGCATCGGCGGCTCGAGCACGGTGTTCCCCGTGGTTCAAACCGCGATTAAGGCCTACCAGAAGGGTGGCGCCAACCGCCAGGTGCGTTTTGAGCTCAAGGAGACGGGCACCTCGGCGGGCTTCCGCCAGTTCTGCAGCGGCCAGCTGGTTTTCGCCAACGCCTCCCGCCCGATCAGTGCCAAGGAGCTCAAGGCTTGCGCCGCCAAGGGAGTGACGTTTCTGGAGCTACCGATCGGCTTCGACGCGATCACCGTGGTGGTGAATCCAAAGAACAGCTGGGCTTCCCGGATCTCCACCAAGGAGTTGGGGCGGCTCTGGAACCGGCAGGCAACCGGCAAGGTGACCCGCTGGAACCAGGTGAACCTGGATTGGCCCGATCGACCAATCAGCCTCTGCGGCCCGGGCAAGGATTCCGGCACCTTTGATTACTTCAATAAGGCCATTAATGGCGACGAAGCTAATTCACGAACTGATTATTTCGCCAGTGAAAATGATAATGATTTAGTGGCCTGCGTAGCTAAAAATCCTGACGCCCTCGGATATTTTGGCTTTGCCTATTACCAGGCCAACGCCAAGCGACTCAAGCCCCTAGCCGTGCTGGGCAAGAAGGGGTTGGCAACCCCCTCGGCCCAGTCGGTGCAGAACGAAACCTATGTGCCCCTGTCCCGTCCTCTATTTATCTACATCAACGACAAGGCCCTGCGACAGCGACCTGAGCTGCGCAAATTTGTGACCTACACAATTGCCAATGGGCTCAAGCTGGTCAAGCAAGCTGGCTACATCCCCATGCCCTCCAGCACCTATCGCCTGGTGGAAAGTAAGCTCTATCGCCACGTGCTGGGCACGGCCTTCGGCGGCGACCTACCCGTGGGACTGACTACGGGACAAGCGCTGCAACGTAGTCTCGAGAGTATCAAGAAACCGGAATTCCGTTGA
- a CDS encoding AraC family transcriptional regulator, which produces MNSLARLPLVFHDQQAVVDIDPQALATKLAQHFPVLEFAPRDARANPFLHRASTAKAGELTLTSGYTSPIHGYIGENPGIGAINICYAGGAAYTVDGHSHRIHGEAQLFFTPGFAYSYNTDHYNGLVLHVDLKRLQTTAATIGGVGISERRFAADLQRPQVLSLLGERQGELLGTLHRAFALLDAPGLEQQGELGLLQLDDLIYRILALALCPQLAQQSLSGHQRGDCSTRQRIFEELLEWIQANLRSPINLTQLEQRSGYSRRNLQLAFSQRFGCGPMQWIRRQRLDLARQQLLKPGPGDSVAGIAAKFGFASLPAFSRDFHSVYGVRPSELLREGRRVYG; this is translated from the coding sequence TTGAACAGCTTGGCGCGCCTACCGCTGGTGTTTCACGACCAACAGGCGGTTGTGGATATCGACCCCCAGGCATTGGCGACCAAGCTGGCCCAGCACTTCCCCGTGCTGGAATTTGCCCCCCGGGATGCCAGGGCCAATCCCTTCCTGCACCGGGCCAGCACCGCCAAGGCCGGCGAGCTCACCCTCACCTCCGGCTACACCAGCCCGATCCATGGCTACATCGGCGAAAATCCCGGCATAGGTGCCATCAACATCTGCTACGCCGGAGGCGCCGCCTACACGGTGGACGGCCACAGCCACCGCATCCATGGCGAGGCGCAGCTGTTTTTCACTCCCGGTTTCGCTTACAGCTACAACACCGATCACTACAACGGGCTGGTGCTGCATGTAGATCTCAAACGCCTGCAAACCACCGCCGCCACCATCGGCGGGGTGGGGATCTCGGAGCGTCGCTTCGCCGCCGATCTGCAGCGCCCCCAGGTGCTCTCGCTGCTGGGGGAGCGGCAGGGCGAACTGCTGGGCACCCTGCACCGAGCCTTTGCCCTGCTGGATGCACCGGGATTGGAACAGCAGGGCGAGCTGGGGCTCCTTCAGCTCGACGACCTCATCTACCGGATTCTGGCCCTGGCTCTCTGCCCCCAACTGGCGCAGCAGTCTCTGAGCGGCCACCAGCGCGGCGATTGCTCCACAAGACAAAGGATCTTTGAGGAGTTGCTGGAGTGGATCCAGGCCAACCTCCGCTCACCCATCAACCTCACCCAGCTGGAGCAGCGCAGCGGCTACTCCCGGCGCAACCTACAGCTGGCCTTCAGCCAGCGCTTCGGCTGCGGCCCCATGCAATGGATTCGGCGCCAACGCCTCGACCTGGCCAGGCAACAGCTGCTCAAGCCCGGCCCCGGCGACAGCGTGGCTGGGATCGCGGCCAAGTTTGGCTTTGCGAGCCTCCCTGCCTTCAGCCGCGACTTCCACAGCGTCTATGGCGTCCGTCCATCCGAGCTGCTGCGGGAAGGCAGGCGGGTGTATGGCTGA